A genomic window from Atribacterota bacterium includes:
- the serS gene encoding serine--tRNA ligase, which produces MLDLKLIRSEPDKIKDALKKRGQDISNIDFILELDDKRRKIIFTSSALKQERNEVSEEIARLKREKNDAQEKIIAMREVSSKIKDMDTEVKSIEQEIQSILLEIPNIVDASVPVGPDEESNQEVRRWGKQRKLDFEPQAHWDLGEKLDILDFERGAKISAARFTVLKNRGARLERALINFMLDIHTKEHNYQEIFPPFLVNANTMTGTGQLPKFENELFKSNDELYLVPTAEVPLTNLHQDEILPESDLPLYYTAYTACFRREAGSYGKDVRGLIRQHQFNKVELVKICKPEESFLELEKLTQNAEVILQRLELPYRVVVLSTGDMGFSSAKTYDLEVWLPSQGKYREISSCSNCTDFQARRANIRYREEESGKVHFVHTLNGSGVAVGRTMVAIMENFQEKDGSIIIPEALRPYMDGLQKISG; this is translated from the coding sequence ATGTTGGATTTAAAATTAATTCGTTCAGAGCCGGATAAGATAAAAGATGCCTTGAAAAAAAGAGGTCAGGATATCAGTAATATTGATTTTATTTTAGAACTTGATGATAAACGCCGAAAAATTATCTTTACCTCAAGCGCCTTAAAACAGGAAAGAAATGAAGTATCTGAGGAAATTGCCCGCTTGAAACGAGAAAAAAATGATGCTCAGGAAAAGATTATTGCTATGAGGGAAGTATCGAGTAAAATTAAGGATATGGATACAGAGGTTAAGTCTATAGAACAAGAGATTCAAAGTATATTATTAGAAATACCCAATATAGTTGATGCCAGCGTACCAGTAGGTCCTGATGAAGAAAGTAACCAGGAAGTCAGAAGATGGGGAAAACAGAGAAAATTAGATTTTGAGCCACAGGCACACTGGGATTTAGGTGAAAAATTGGATATTCTTGATTTTGAAAGAGGAGCTAAGATTTCCGCTGCCCGTTTTACAGTACTAAAAAATAGGGGAGCAAGGCTGGAAAGAGCATTAATTAATTTTATGCTAGACATTCATACTAAAGAGCATAATTATCAGGAAATATTTCCTCCCTTTTTAGTCAATGCTAATACTATGACCGGTACCGGTCAGTTGCCAAAGTTTGAAAATGAATTATTTAAATCCAATGATGAATTATATCTGGTTCCTACGGCAGAAGTTCCTTTAACTAATTTACATCAAGATGAAATATTACCAGAATCAGACCTACCACTTTACTATACTGCTTATACTGCTTGTTTCAGAAGAGAAGCTGGTTCTTATGGTAAGGATGTGAGAGGACTAATCAGGCAGCATCAGTTTAACAAAGTGGAATTAGTGAAAATTTGTAAACCGGAAGAATCTTTTTTGGAGCTGGAAAAATTGACTCAGAATGCAGAAGTAATCTTGCAAAGGTTGGAACTACCCTATCGGGTAGTTGTTCTCTCTACCGGCGATATGGGATTTTCTTCTGCCAAGACCTATGATTTAGAGGTATGGTTGCCATCCCAGGGGAAATATCGGGAGATATCCTCCTGTAGTAATTGTACTGATTTTCAAGCCCGTAGGGCTAATATTCGGTATCGGGAAGAGGAATCTGGTAAAGTCCATTTTGTTCATACCTTAAATGGCTCCGGAGTTGCAGTGGGGAGAACTATGGTAGCTATCATGGAGAATTTTCAAGAGAAGGATGGTTCAATTATTATACCTGAAGCTCTACGTCCTTATATGGATGGATTGCAAAAAATTTCCGGTTAA